One Engystomops pustulosus chromosome 7, aEngPut4.maternal, whole genome shotgun sequence DNA window includes the following coding sequences:
- the AP5M1 gene encoding AP-5 complex subunit mu-1 produces the protein MPIRGLWILHHRPGAQGEVKFSRRYPTVEKRAKAFNKSSYVDIPEDGDLLKALLHELGLTDENKNFVEYRDNCSRISKTNVHSLMVSEGNLWPVLAIPSSDFIYVCLPLVEQPLMPVPPLIGINSISEAFALLSGMMQFVNSGHNTEADISSRFSQLPLLVTQACPLGSPVDTNLLALPDNLSNVSSNQTFKSPAWRTSKQKGKPQIEVHITEKVTSTQYDKKDDSDMWQVYGTVSCKCNLETISPNVIVGLNLPANGSPLQDILVHPCVTSIDSSMLISSSVAATDDSAFNGPYKFPFIPPSDLFQLCYYTSQVPVPPILGFYQLKGDGHELHISAKLKLHESVKNGFDYCEAQIPFFNKGQIKHCEYKVSHGQLELSKEKSLIVWTIGQKFPKSLEISLSGTLTFSSEEHPNDPVNPICVGNTAYIKLSFRIPDYSLTGCYADQHSVQAFSTTKPKVIASRELISADYYIWNSQAPAPNIGRSLFD, from the exons aTGCCTATCCGTGGACTATGGATCTTACATCATCGGCCAGGGGCTCAAGGAGAAGTCAAATTCTCAAG ACGTTACCCTACAGTGGAAAAACGAGCTAAGGCCTTCAACAAATCAAGCTATGTGGACATCCCAGAAGATGGAGACCTCCTAAAAGCTTTACTCCATGAACTGGGGCTGACGGACGAGAATAAAAACTTTGTGGAGTACAGAGATAACTGCTCCAGGATCAGTAAGACCAATGTACACTCCCTTATGGTTTCTGAAGGGAACCTTTGGCCTGTCCTGGCCATTCCAAGCAGTGACTTCATCTACGTATGTCTACCTCTGGTGGAGCAGCCACTGATGCCTGTCCCACCACTTATTGGTATAAACAGTATCTCAGAGGCGTTTGCCCTTTTATCTGGGATGATGCAGTTTGTGAATTCTGGACACAACACAGAGGCGGACATTTCCTCCAGATTCTCACAGCTCCCTCTTCTGGTGACGCAGGCATGTCCACTAGGCTCTCCCGTGGACACCAACTTGCTGGCACTGCCTGATAACCTAAGCAATGTTTCTTCCAACCAGACTTTTAAATCTCCAGCTTGGAGGACCAGCAAACAAAAGGGCAAACCTCAGATTGAAGTGCATATAACAGAGAAGGTGACCTCCACGCAGTATGACAAGAAGGACGATAGTGACATGTGGCAGGTGTATGGGACCGTGTCCTGTAAG TGTAATTTGGAAACAATCAGCCCAAATGTAATAGTCGGCTTGAATCTTCCTGCCAATGGCTCCCCCCTTCAGGATATCCTGGTCCATCCCTGTGTGACTTCCATTGACTCTTCCATGCTGATCTCAAGCAGCGTGGCTGCAACAGACGATTCTGCTTTCAACGGGCCGTACAAATTTCCATTCATTCCACCCTCTGATTTGTTCCAATTGTGTTACTACACATCACAG GTGCCCGTGCCACCAATTTTAGGTTTTTATCAGTTGAAAGGAGACGGACACGAGTTACATATATCCGCTAAACTAAAGCTTCATGAAAGCGTAAAGAATGGATTTGATTACTGTGAAGCACAAATACCCTTTTTCAACAA AGGTCAGATAAAGCATTGTGAATACAAAGTCAGCCACGGGCAGCTGGAATTATCAAAGGAAAAAAGTCTCATAGTCTGGACGATAG gtcagAAGTTTCCAAAATCTTTAGAAATTTCTCTGTCGGGAACTTTGACTTTCAGCTCGGAAGAACACCCTAATGACCCAGTGAATCCCATTTGTGTTGGAAACACTGCTTACATCAAA CTTTCGTTTAGAATTCCTGACTACAGTCTGACGGGATGTTACGCGGACCAGCACTCTGTTCAAGCCTTCTCCACGACAAAGCCAAAAGTTATAGCAT CGCGGGAGCTCATCTCGGCCGACTACTATATATGGAACTCCCAGGCGCCGGCACCGAACATAGGCAGATCTTTATTTGATTAA